In the Peptoclostridium acidaminophilum DSM 3953 genome, one interval contains:
- the spoVG gene encoding septation regulator SpoVG: protein MQITDIRVRKVLDDGKMKGVVSVTFDNEFVIHDIKVIEGKNGFFVAMPSKRLNEGGFKDIAHPINIQSREKLQDAILRAYDEAKSLAEVSADFGLE from the coding sequence ATGCAAATCACTGATATTAGAGTCAGAAAGGTTCTTGATGATGGCAAGATGAAAGGCGTAGTTTCGGTAACTTTCGACAACGAGTTTGTGATCCACGACATCAAGGTGATAGAGGGGAAAAATGGCTTTTTTGTGGCAATGCCAAGCAAAAGGCTCAACGAGGGAGGGTTCAAAGACATAGCGCATCCTATAAATATTCAATCAAGGGAAAAATTGCAGGATGCGATACTGAGGGCATACGACGAGGCTAAATCGCTTGCCGAAGTCAGCGCTGACTTTGGCCTGGAATAA
- the murC gene encoding UDP-N-acetylmuramate--L-alanine ligase, with product MHIHFIGIGGIGMSGLAFICLKRGHEVSGSDSKSSAITASLERSGAKIYIGQKSENIQEGTDIAVYTAAVSPDNEELVEARSLGIETMDRAEFLGLLMKDFSNCIAIAGTHGKTSTTSMTSVVFNMNNLDPTILVGGNLPHIGGNVRVGGSMHFITEACEYVDSFLKFHPTIAIITNIDADHLDYFRDIDHIKDSFAKFAALVPEGGHVIVNGDDENISDMLAENSLKIRGEIISYGFDKSNNAVISDLEFDNNGCASFLLSLRGSILGKFSLGVPGVHNVLNSCAAIITSYVCGIAPDDINSAIGVYSGVGRRFEHMGSIGGIKFIDDYAHHPTEITATLSAARRATQGKIWCIFQPHTYTRTKLLLEEFSNAFDDADNIIITDIYAAREIDNGEIHSTDLFKRLSDRNKNVNYISSFEEIASYVLEHASEGDIVITMGAGDINRINDIIFKDK from the coding sequence ATGCATATACATTTCATTGGAATAGGCGGCATAGGCATGAGCGGACTTGCCTTCATCTGCCTGAAAAGAGGCCACGAGGTATCCGGCTCCGACTCTAAAAGCTCTGCCATCACCGCTAGTCTTGAAAGATCGGGAGCGAAAATATACATAGGTCAAAAATCTGAAAACATCCAGGAAGGCACTGACATTGCAGTATATACTGCTGCCGTATCGCCTGATAACGAGGAGCTTGTTGAAGCACGGAGCCTTGGAATTGAAACCATGGATCGCGCTGAATTTCTTGGTCTTTTAATGAAGGATTTTTCCAACTGCATAGCCATAGCGGGAACCCACGGCAAGACAAGTACGACATCTATGACTTCAGTTGTATTCAACATGAACAATCTTGACCCCACAATACTTGTGGGCGGCAACCTTCCCCACATAGGCGGCAATGTGCGCGTGGGCGGTTCCATGCACTTTATAACCGAGGCCTGCGAATATGTGGACAGCTTTCTCAAGTTCCATCCGACTATAGCCATAATAACCAACATAGACGCCGACCACCTGGACTATTTCAGGGACATAGACCATATAAAGGACTCGTTTGCAAAATTCGCTGCGCTAGTGCCTGAAGGCGGCCACGTGATAGTAAACGGTGACGACGAGAACATAAGTGACATGCTTGCAGAAAACTCCCTGAAAATCAGGGGCGAAATCATAAGCTATGGCTTTGACAAGTCAAACAACGCAGTGATATCAGATCTTGAGTTTGACAATAATGGATGTGCCTCATTCTTGCTGTCGTTGAGAGGTTCTATTCTGGGAAAATTCTCACTTGGAGTTCCTGGAGTTCACAACGTACTCAATTCATGCGCTGCTATAATAACTTCATATGTATGCGGCATAGCTCCAGACGACATAAATTCTGCAATAGGTGTATACAGCGGCGTGGGCAGAAGATTTGAGCATATGGGTTCAATAGGCGGCATAAAATTCATAGACGACTATGCCCACCACCCCACCGAAATAACGGCCACACTTTCGGCGGCAAGGCGTGCCACGCAGGGTAAAATATGGTGCATATTCCAACCTCATACCTACACCAGGACAAAACTGCTACTCGAGGAATTTTCAAACGCCTTTGACGACGCCGACAATATAATAATAACGGACATATACGCCGCCCGAGAGATTGACAATGGAGAGATACACTCAACCGACCTTTTCAAGAGGCTTTCAGATAGGAATAAAAACGTCAATTATATCTCCAGCTTTGAAGAGATTGCTTCATATGTGCTTGAACATGCCAGCGAAGGCGACATCGTAATAACAATGGGTGCGGGAGATATCAACAGGATAAACGACATAATATTCAAAGACAAATAG
- a CDS encoding TatD family hydrolase, with product MLFDTHAHITDEKYDADRDDLLERLGQSDVKYIVNPGVDIPSSVKAIDLAKRYEFLYAAIGIHPHEAAGADEESMNVLRELSKCEKVVAIGEIGLDYYYEFSPKDIQKEVFKRQIELANETGLPIIVHDRDAHADTFSIIKKYKAPGTGCVLHCYSGSKEMALEYVKLGCYISIAGPVTFKGNNKTAEVVREIPLERLLIETDSPYLTPVPFRGKRNDPTKVEHVAAMIAQIRGLSYEQVCQKTSENALRFFNIKK from the coding sequence TTGCTGTTTGATACTCACGCCCATATTACCGACGAGAAATACGATGCGGACAGAGATGATTTGCTTGAAAGGCTGGGGCAATCAGATGTTAAATATATAGTAAATCCGGGAGTCGATATACCATCGTCTGTGAAAGCCATAGATCTGGCTAAAAGATACGAGTTCCTATATGCCGCCATAGGGATACATCCTCATGAGGCCGCAGGCGCAGACGAAGAGAGCATGAATGTGTTAAGGGAGCTTTCCAAATGCGAAAAGGTGGTTGCGATAGGGGAGATAGGGCTCGACTACTACTACGAGTTTTCCCCGAAGGATATTCAAAAGGAAGTGTTCAAAAGGCAAATTGAGCTTGCAAATGAAACCGGACTGCCTATAATAGTTCATGATCGCGACGCGCATGCCGACACTTTTTCAATCATAAAAAAATACAAGGCTCCGGGCACAGGCTGCGTGCTACATTGCTACTCTGGAAGCAAGGAGATGGCCCTTGAATACGTAAAGCTTGGATGTTATATTTCAATAGCAGGGCCTGTTACGTTCAAGGGGAACAACAAGACGGCAGAAGTGGTCAGAGAAATCCCGCTTGAGAGACTTTTAATCGAGACGGATTCGCCGTATCTCACTCCCGTACCGTTCAGGGGCAAGCGCAACGATCCCACCAAGGTCGAGCACGTTGCGGCCATGATAGCTCAGATAAGAGGGCTGTCATACGAGCAAGTATGCCAGAAGACGAGTGAAAATGCTCTTAGATTCTTCAATATAAAGAAATAA
- a CDS encoding ribose-phosphate diphosphokinase — translation MNFNSSGNEIKVFTGNSNPELAQKIAKLVGVPVGDAVVSKFSDGEISVNFNESVRGRDVFLIQSTSAPVNTHIMELLIMIDALKRASAGRIIAVIPYYGYARQDRKAKARDPITAKLVADLLTAAGAQRVLTMDLHAAQIQGYFDIPVDHLLGVPILAQHFKNQGLKDLVVVSPDLGSVTRARNFANLLDAPLAIIDKRRPKANVCEVMNIIGDIKDKNVILVDDMIDTAGTITNGANALKELGAREVYAACTHPVLSGPAIERIRDSAIKELVVLDTIPLTDDKKLDKIVVESVAPLFAKAIKKIFLNESVSRLFD, via the coding sequence ATGAATTTCAATAGTAGCGGAAATGAAATCAAGGTGTTTACCGGGAATTCCAATCCCGAGCTGGCGCAAAAGATTGCCAAGCTTGTGGGCGTTCCTGTGGGTGATGCTGTAGTTTCTAAGTTCAGTGATGGCGAGATTTCTGTCAATTTCAACGAATCTGTAAGAGGAAGAGACGTATTCCTTATTCAATCCACCAGCGCTCCTGTAAACACGCATATAATGGAGCTTCTTATAATGATAGACGCACTAAAAAGGGCGTCGGCTGGCAGAATAATTGCAGTAATTCCATACTATGGCTATGCAAGGCAAGACAGAAAGGCGAAGGCAAGAGATCCGATAACTGCAAAGCTTGTGGCCGATCTGCTTACTGCGGCAGGAGCGCAAAGAGTGCTCACAATGGATCTGCATGCAGCTCAGATACAGGGGTATTTCGACATACCGGTAGACCATCTCCTGGGTGTGCCGATACTTGCCCAGCACTTCAAGAATCAGGGGCTCAAGGATCTTGTGGTTGTATCGCCTGACCTTGGAAGCGTTACAAGAGCAAGGAATTTCGCGAACCTGCTGGATGCGCCGCTGGCTATAATAGACAAGAGAAGGCCAAAGGCGAATGTTTGCGAAGTTATGAATATAATAGGGGACATAAAGGACAAGAACGTAATACTAGTAGACGACATGATAGATACGGCCGGAACTATAACAAACGGAGCAAATGCTCTAAAGGAGCTTGGAGCAAGAGAAGTATATGCGGCCTGCACGCACCCTGTGCTTTCGGGGCCTGCGATAGAAAGAATAAGAGACTCGGCAATAAAGGAGCTTGTGGTGCTGGATACAATACCTCTGACTGACGACAAGAAGCTCGACAAGATAGTCGTTGAATCGGTTGCGCCTCTATTTGCAAAGGCTATAAAAAAGATATTCCTAAATGAATCGGTAAGCAGACTGTTCGACTAG
- the metG gene encoding methionine--tRNA ligase, which produces MSNKTFYVTTPIYYPSGKLHIGHTYTTVAADAIARFKRFTGYDVRFLTGTDEHGQKIQKTAEAQGLEPQAYLDGMVEDIKRLWNRMEISYDDFIRTTEDRHKVAVQKIFEKLYAKGDIYKSEYEGWYCTPCESFWTQTQLLEGNKCPDCGREAQLAKEEAYFFRLSNYKDRLIEHFKSNPKFCYPEARKNEMLSNFLNENLEDLCVSRTTFDWGIKVPFDTKHVVYVWLDALCNYITALGFMSDDDSEYQKYWPANVQLVGKEIVRFHSIIWPAILMALDVPLPQQVFGHGWILFGDDKMSKSKGNIVYPEPLIERYGIDALKYFLLREFTFGKDGSYTNRNFLGRLNSDLANDLGNLVSRTVTMIEKYSDSEVPSPKVKGGVHDELSIEAIRAYSEFEGQMDELQFSEGLESIWKLIRRTNKYIDETMPWALAKEEGKKDELDTVLYNLAEAIRIVGVLISPLMHVTSKKIFEQLGITGQQELLTWESVQEFGKLTPGTRVSKGEILFPRLDIDSEIAALEEIFAPKGEEAGQKPLEHKEEITIDDFDKLELRVGEIVDAQKHPKADKLLVLQIKLGSEKRQIVSGISKHYKPEELIGKHVVVVCNLKPVKLRGIDSQGMILAAVNDDENKLVLPAVEGIESGCEVS; this is translated from the coding sequence ATGAGCAATAAGACTTTTTATGTAACAACGCCAATATACTATCCAAGCGGCAAGCTTCACATAGGGCACACATACACCACGGTAGCTGCAGACGCAATTGCCAGATTCAAAAGGTTCACAGGATATGATGTAAGGTTCCTTACGGGCACTGACGAGCACGGACAGAAGATACAAAAGACAGCGGAGGCGCAGGGTCTTGAGCCGCAGGCATATCTTGACGGGATGGTTGAAGACATCAAGAGGCTCTGGAACAGGATGGAGATATCTTATGACGATTTTATAAGAACTACAGAGGACAGGCACAAGGTAGCCGTCCAAAAGATATTCGAAAAGCTGTATGCAAAAGGAGACATATACAAGAGTGAATACGAAGGCTGGTATTGCACGCCTTGCGAGAGTTTCTGGACACAGACTCAGCTGCTTGAAGGCAACAAGTGTCCTGACTGCGGAAGGGAAGCCCAGCTTGCAAAGGAAGAGGCCTATTTCTTCAGGCTTTCAAACTACAAGGACAGGCTGATAGAGCACTTTAAGAGCAATCCAAAGTTCTGCTACCCGGAGGCCAGAAAAAATGAGATGCTCAGCAACTTCCTGAATGAAAATCTTGAGGACCTTTGCGTATCCAGAACAACTTTCGACTGGGGAATAAAGGTGCCTTTCGATACAAAACACGTTGTATATGTGTGGCTTGACGCGCTGTGCAACTATATAACGGCGCTGGGTTTCATGTCTGACGACGATAGCGAATACCAGAAATACTGGCCGGCAAATGTGCAGCTTGTAGGCAAGGAGATAGTTAGGTTCCACTCAATAATATGGCCGGCTATACTGATGGCTCTTGATGTTCCGCTGCCCCAGCAGGTCTTCGGCCACGGCTGGATACTGTTTGGGGACGACAAGATGTCAAAATCAAAGGGCAACATAGTATATCCTGAACCGCTGATAGAAAGATATGGAATAGATGCCCTCAAATATTTCCTCCTGAGAGAATTCACATTCGGCAAGGACGGCAGCTATACAAACAGGAATTTCCTTGGCAGGCTCAACTCCGACCTTGCAAACGACCTTGGAAACCTTGTGAGCAGAACAGTGACAATGATAGAAAAATACAGCGACTCTGAAGTGCCATCTCCAAAGGTAAAGGGCGGGGTGCACGACGAGCTCTCTATCGAGGCAATACGTGCATACTCGGAATTTGAGGGTCAAATGGACGAGCTGCAGTTCAGCGAAGGGCTAGAGAGTATATGGAAGCTCATAAGAAGGACGAACAAATATATCGACGAGACTATGCCTTGGGCGCTGGCAAAGGAAGAAGGCAAGAAGGACGAGCTTGACACAGTGCTCTACAATCTCGCCGAGGCAATAAGGATAGTCGGGGTGCTAATTAGCCCTCTAATGCATGTGACTTCAAAGAAGATATTCGAGCAGCTGGGAATAACAGGGCAGCAGGAGCTTCTGACTTGGGAGAGTGTTCAGGAGTTTGGAAAGCTAACGCCAGGCACACGCGTATCAAAAGGCGAGATACTGTTCCCAAGGCTTGATATCGACAGCGAAATAGCCGCTCTTGAAGAGATATTTGCGCCAAAGGGCGAAGAGGCGGGGCAAAAGCCACTCGAGCACAAGGAAGAAATAACTATAGACGACTTTGACAAGCTAGAGCTCAGAGTGGGCGAGATAGTGGATGCCCAGAAGCATCCAAAGGCCGATAAGCTCCTTGTATTGCAAATCAAGCTTGGCAGCGAAAAGAGGCAGATAGTGTCGGGAATCTCGAAGCACTACAAGCCAGAGGAGCTTATAGGCAAGCATGTGGTTGTGGTTTGCAACCTAAAGCCAGTCAAGTTAAGGGGAATCGACTCCCAGGGCATGATACTTGCGGCGGTAAATGACGACGAGAATAAGCTTGTGCTGCCTGCGGTAGAAGGAATAGAAAGCGGATGCGAGGTGTCTTAA
- the pth gene encoding aminoacyl-tRNA hydrolase: protein MFVIAGLGNPGGQYECTRHNVGFDVIDIIAHMHGISVKKLKHKALVGEGFIGGQKVLLVKPQTYMNLSGDSLADILSYYKVSPEELIVVYDDIDTDFGRIRIRKKGSAGTHNGMKSIISRLGFEDFPRIRIGVGRPFDGRDLASFVLSKFAKEEMKEIAEAEKRAAEAAEAIISSGVEAAMNKYNG from the coding sequence GTGTTTGTAATTGCAGGACTTGGAAACCCGGGAGGCCAGTACGAGTGTACGCGCCACAACGTGGGTTTTGACGTGATAGACATAATAGCCCATATGCACGGAATAAGCGTAAAAAAGCTAAAGCACAAGGCGCTTGTAGGAGAAGGGTTCATAGGCGGGCAGAAGGTTTTGCTTGTAAAGCCCCAGACCTACATGAATCTGAGCGGGGATTCGCTTGCGGATATATTAAGCTACTATAAGGTGAGCCCGGAGGAGCTTATAGTTGTATACGATGATATAGATACGGATTTTGGCAGGATAAGGATAAGGAAAAAAGGGAGCGCCGGCACGCACAATGGCATGAAATCCATAATTTCTCGCCTTGGCTTTGAAGATTTCCCAAGAATCAGAATAGGAGTTGGAAGGCCATTTGACGGAAGAGATTTGGCCTCTTTTGTGCTTTCGAAATTCGCAAAGGAAGAGATGAAGGAGATTGCAGAAGCAGAAAAGCGTGCTGCAGAGGCTGCAGAGGCAATAATCAGTAGCGGTGTTGAAGCTGCAATGAACAAATATAACGGTTAA
- the rsmA gene encoding 16S rRNA (adenine(1518)-N(6)/adenine(1519)-N(6))-dimethyltransferase RsmA, with protein sequence MDRLSMPKVTKDIVQKYGFKFSKSLGQNFLVDSNVLLKIVDGAQIEEGDCVLEVGPGIGTLTRELSKRADKVIAIEIDKNLIPILRETLSDRENVEIINEDILKLDIKKLIEEKFEGKRVKVVANLPYYITTPIIMRFLEENIPVKSIVVMIQKEVALRMNAQPSTKDYGSLSVAIQFYCTTSIVANVPKTVFMPQPNVDSTVIRLDLLDEPPCSVKDRDMFFRVVKASFSKRRKTLLNCISSSELGISKDDAFKVISGAGIDEKRRGETLTIHEFAALSNEVYDFLESVKP encoded by the coding sequence ATGGACAGGCTTTCTATGCCAAAGGTTACAAAGGATATAGTTCAAAAATACGGATTCAAGTTTTCAAAATCGCTCGGCCAGAATTTTCTTGTGGATTCAAACGTGCTTCTCAAGATTGTAGACGGAGCCCAGATAGAAGAGGGCGACTGTGTTTTAGAAGTGGGCCCGGGCATAGGCACGCTCACAAGAGAGCTTTCAAAGCGCGCGGACAAGGTGATAGCTATTGAGATAGACAAGAATCTCATCCCGATACTCAGGGAGACTCTCTCGGACAGGGAAAACGTGGAGATAATAAATGAAGACATACTCAAGCTGGATATAAAAAAGCTCATAGAAGAAAAGTTCGAGGGCAAGAGGGTCAAGGTAGTAGCAAACCTTCCTTATTATATAACTACGCCTATAATAATGAGATTTCTTGAAGAGAATATACCTGTCAAATCGATCGTAGTAATGATACAAAAAGAGGTTGCCCTGAGGATGAACGCGCAGCCTTCGACTAAGGACTATGGTTCTCTTTCAGTGGCCATACAGTTCTACTGCACGACAAGTATTGTAGCAAATGTGCCCAAGACGGTATTCATGCCTCAGCCAAATGTGGACTCAACAGTAATAAGGCTCGATCTGCTGGATGAACCTCCATGCAGCGTAAAAGACAGGGATATGTTCTTTCGTGTGGTCAAGGCCTCTTTCTCGAAGAGGAGGAAGACGCTTCTTAACTGCATTTCAAGCTCGGAGCTTGGAATATCAAAGGATGACGCATTTAAAGTGATATCCGGCGCAGGAATAGATGAAAAAAGAAGGGGTGAGACCCTTACAATACACGAATTTGCAGCTCTCTCCAACGAAGTGTATGATTTCTTGGAGTCTGTAAAGCCATAA
- the purR gene encoding pur operon repressor, with amino-acid sequence MKFKRNERIGGIVKILSDSPNRIFTLSYFTQKFNAAKSTISEDILIVKNVFEKLKLGKVITIAGAAGGVKYIPKVSSEDAREFLSELCEQINDPERVLPGKFLYLIDIIYSPQVVSKVGKLFATYIDYSSADCVVTIETKGIPLALATANAMNLPLVIIRKNSKISEGSSLSINYVSASNEKIQTMSLSRKSLKEGSKVIIIDDFMRGGGTLKGMQDLMSEFKAEVVGKGVLISTNAPEKKLIEDCISLMKLVRIDAGEVKTIPNDEIIK; translated from the coding sequence ATGAAATTCAAAAGGAATGAAAGGATCGGCGGAATAGTTAAAATTCTTTCCGACAGCCCAAATAGAATATTCACACTTAGCTATTTTACGCAAAAATTCAATGCGGCCAAGTCGACTATAAGTGAAGACATACTAATAGTTAAAAATGTATTTGAGAAGCTCAAGCTGGGCAAGGTCATAACTATAGCGGGAGCCGCAGGCGGAGTCAAGTATATACCGAAGGTTTCAAGCGAGGATGCAAGAGAGTTTTTGAGCGAACTTTGCGAGCAGATAAATGACCCGGAAAGAGTTCTGCCCGGCAAATTCCTCTACCTGATTGATATAATATACAGCCCGCAGGTGGTTTCCAAGGTTGGAAAGCTGTTTGCGACATATATAGATTACAGCTCTGCCGATTGCGTGGTTACAATAGAGACCAAGGGCATACCTCTGGCGCTTGCCACGGCAAATGCAATGAATCTTCCTCTTGTAATAATAAGAAAGAACTCAAAGATATCCGAAGGCTCTTCGCTTAGCATAAACTATGTTTCGGCTTCGAATGAAAAGATACAGACGATGTCGCTTTCGCGAAAGTCGCTCAAGGAAGGCTCAAAGGTAATCATTATAGACGATTTCATGAGGGGCGGAGGAACTCTAAAGGGCATGCAGGATCTAATGAGCGAATTCAAGGCTGAAGTGGTGGGCAAAGGAGTCCTCATATCGACAAATGCTCCGGAGAAGAAATTAATTGAAGACTGCATCTCGCTTATGAAGCTTGTAAGGATTGATGCTGGAGAGGTAAAGACAATACCTAACGACGAAATAATTAAATAG
- the glmU gene encoding bifunctional UDP-N-acetylglucosamine diphosphorylase/glucosamine-1-phosphate N-acetyltransferase GlmU, protein MGIKAIILAAGKGTRMKSKLPKVLHKVCGKEMVNHVIDASLEAGAKSNIVVIGHGGEAVGNCLPEGVETVVQEEQLGTGHAVMMANNYIDDSDTIVILCGDTPLIEGETIKALIEFHRKYGFAVSVLSALMENPKGYGRIIRGESKELVGIVEEKDASEEQRLVCEINSGMYCFEGKALREALLEIRSDNSQGEYYLTDAVEIIRGKGMTAGAFAGATSEQIMGVNNRLQLSEAECLMKKRINEFHMLNGVTLIDPLATYIESGALIGSDTIIYPGSLIKGNSVIGEGCIVGPGCTIDSSRLDDGCEIQNSVIVKSAVGSGSKVGPFAYLRPNSNIGRNVKIGDFVEVKNSNIGDNSKASHLSYIGDADVGEDVNIGCGTVFVNYDGKKKSRAKVGDRSFIGCNTNLIAPVELGENSYIAAGSTITDNVPGDSFAIARQRQTTKEGYLKGDKWEKKD, encoded by the coding sequence ATGGGCATAAAAGCAATCATACTTGCTGCTGGCAAAGGGACCAGAATGAAGTCAAAGCTTCCAAAGGTCCTGCACAAGGTGTGCGGCAAGGAGATGGTAAACCATGTAATAGATGCATCTCTTGAGGCCGGAGCCAAAAGCAACATCGTAGTGATAGGGCATGGCGGGGAAGCGGTCGGGAACTGTCTGCCCGAGGGAGTCGAGACGGTGGTTCAAGAGGAGCAGCTGGGGACTGGCCATGCGGTCATGATGGCAAATAATTACATAGATGACAGCGATACCATAGTCATTCTGTGTGGAGACACGCCTCTTATAGAAGGTGAAACGATAAAGGCGCTTATTGAATTCCACAGGAAATACGGTTTTGCTGTAAGCGTGCTTTCGGCGCTAATGGAAAATCCAAAGGGCTACGGCAGGATAATAAGGGGAGAAAGCAAGGAGCTAGTTGGAATAGTCGAGGAAAAGGATGCCAGCGAGGAGCAAAGACTTGTATGCGAAATAAACTCGGGGATGTACTGCTTTGAAGGCAAGGCTCTGCGCGAGGCTCTGCTTGAGATAAGAAGCGACAACTCGCAGGGAGAATACTATCTTACGGATGCAGTCGAAATAATAAGAGGCAAGGGCATGACTGCCGGAGCTTTTGCGGGAGCAACGAGTGAGCAGATAATGGGAGTCAACAACAGGCTCCAGCTTTCGGAGGCCGAATGCCTCATGAAAAAGAGGATAAATGAATTCCATATGCTTAATGGTGTCACACTGATAGACCCATTGGCTACTTATATAGAAAGCGGCGCGCTGATAGGCTCTGACACTATAATATATCCTGGAAGCCTAATAAAGGGCAACAGCGTAATAGGCGAAGGCTGCATAGTGGGGCCTGGATGCACTATTGACAGCTCAAGACTTGACGATGGCTGCGAGATTCAAAATTCGGTTATAGTAAAAAGTGCTGTAGGCAGTGGCTCCAAGGTAGGACCATTTGCGTACCTGAGGCCAAACAGCAATATTGGTAGAAATGTTAAGATAGGAGACTTTGTGGAGGTCAAGAACTCCAACATCGGAGACAACTCCAAGGCTTCTCACCTTTCATATATAGGAGACGCTGACGTAGGCGAGGATGTAAACATAGGCTGCGGCACTGTATTTGTCAACTATGACGGCAAGAAAAAATCAAGGGCAAAGGTAGGCGACAGGAGCTTCATAGGCTGCAACACAAATCTGATCGCTCCTGTTGAGCTTGGCGAGAATTCATATATAGCAGCAGGATCAACGATAACTGACAATGTGCCTGGGGATTCATTTGCCATAGCCAGACAGAGACAGACAACCAAGGAAGGTTACTTAAAAGGCGACAAATGGGAAAAAAAAGACTAG
- the rnmV gene encoding ribonuclease M5, whose protein sequence is MIKEIIVVEGKSDICAVRRAVEAELIATGGFGFPSGVEERIRAAANSRGIIVFTDPDFAGEKIRKRVSKIAPGCKHAFLPREEATYNGDIGIENASPQSILRALSKVRSELETPGSEFSRMDLLRSGLDGDANASARRDRLGAVLGIGYGNAKQFLNRLNSYGIKREEFELAMFELGEE, encoded by the coding sequence TTGATAAAGGAAATAATAGTGGTAGAGGGCAAGTCCGATATATGCGCCGTAAGAAGGGCTGTAGAGGCAGAGCTTATAGCAACAGGCGGATTTGGATTTCCAAGCGGAGTGGAAGAGCGTATAAGGGCGGCTGCAAACAGTAGGGGCATAATAGTGTTTACAGACCCCGACTTTGCAGGTGAGAAGATAAGAAAGAGAGTTTCGAAAATAGCGCCAGGCTGCAAGCATGCATTCCTTCCGAGAGAAGAGGCCACATATAATGGCGATATTGGAATAGAAAACGCCTCCCCCCAGAGCATACTAAGGGCTCTTTCAAAGGTCAGAAGTGAGCTTGAAACCCCGGGGAGCGAGTTTTCGAGGATGGACCTGCTGCGCAGTGGTCTCGATGGAGATGCAAATGCATCCGCAAGGCGAGACAGGCTGGGTGCGGTTCTTGGGATAGGCTATGGCAATGCAAAGCAGTTTTTAAACAGACTAAACAGCTATGGAATAAAGCGGGAAGAGTTTGAGCTTGCCATGTTTGAGCTCGGGGAGGAGTAG
- a CDS encoding 3D domain-containing protein: MKSRLDMLKKWHVCVLAVVLLLSISIGIYDLSNKKVTIIVDDKKIEASTFSKDVAGLLEEKGVKLSKNDKVSPSLDEKLSDGMDVKVYRAFEVTLSIDGKTNAVYTAADTVEKFIRQQNIKLGEKDKVDPSLGSSLKPGSSVKIVRVEMKQVQESKEIPYKVTVVGDDSLEAGKTKVVQKGKAGQKSVTYEIVLEDGVEVDKRLVGEKVVSMPSEELVKRGTKSFVLTSRGESRDFKRVINMVASAYTAGYESTGKNPGDRNYGITRSGTRVRPGVVSVDPRVIPLGSRLYIEPMGIYCIAEDTGSAIKGNRIDIYMENLSDARSFGKRNVTVYLLK; encoded by the coding sequence ATGAAGTCAAGACTTGACATGCTAAAAAAATGGCATGTATGTGTGTTGGCAGTAGTGCTCCTTTTATCGATTTCTATAGGGATATATGACCTAAGCAACAAAAAGGTTACAATAATAGTCGACGATAAAAAAATCGAAGCATCAACTTTTTCAAAAGATGTAGCGGGTCTTTTGGAGGAAAAGGGAGTAAAGCTTTCAAAAAATGACAAGGTAAGCCCATCACTCGATGAAAAACTTTCAGACGGAATGGACGTTAAGGTTTACAGAGCGTTTGAGGTCACGCTCAGCATTGATGGGAAGACAAATGCGGTATACACTGCGGCAGACACAGTAGAAAAGTTCATAAGGCAGCAGAATATAAAGCTGGGAGAAAAGGACAAGGTTGATCCGTCGCTTGGGAGCAGCTTGAAGCCGGGCTCATCGGTTAAGATAGTAAGAGTTGAGATGAAGCAGGTTCAAGAGAGCAAGGAGATACCATACAAGGTTACTGTCGTGGGAGATGATTCCCTGGAGGCTGGCAAAACAAAGGTAGTGCAAAAAGGCAAGGCCGGCCAAAAGAGCGTAACTTACGAAATTGTGCTTGAAGACGGAGTTGAAGTCGACAAGAGACTTGTTGGCGAAAAGGTGGTTTCGATGCCTTCGGAGGAGCTTGTGAAGCGAGGGACAAAAAGCTTTGTACTCACATCGAGGGGAGAAAGCAGGGACTTCAAAAGAGTCATAAACATGGTGGCCAGCGCATATACGGCAGGCTATGAAAGCACAGGGAAAAACCCTGGCGACAGAAATTATGGAATAACAAGGAGCGGAACACGGGTAAGGCCAGGAGTAGTTTCCGTGGATCCAAGAGTAATACCGCTAGGTTCAAGGCTCTATATAGAGCCAATGGGAATTTATTGCATTGCAGAGGACACAGGCAGCGCAATAAAGGGGAACCGAATTGACATATACATGGAGAATCTGAGCGATGCGAGAAGCTTCGGAAAGAGAAATGTAACAGTCTATTTGCTTAAATAA